A section of the Streptomyces sp. Je 1-369 genome encodes:
- a CDS encoding MFS transporter, translating to MSHAQPHAAPPKPTGQTAVVLVLGLAAMVVSMMQTLVVPILSIIQKDLDATTAGVSWVTTATLLSAAVFTPLLGRFGDQHGKKPTLIGVLLVMIAGSVLAATTSSLTWLIVGRIMQGAATAIFPLALSVLREEIRPAKLHGAMALVSGTLAFGSGLALVGAGLLTQGSDPDYHRVFWLAVVLAVVALVGVVLAVPASRSKTGGRTDWLGAGTLALLLVLLLLPISQGHEWGWTSGRTLGSFAGAVVMAGVWVLTELKVKEPMVDMKMFAHRPVLFTNVAGLLLGFAMFAQFIGVSYLVQMPEDVAGYGFGASVLGASVVYLLPTTIVSLLAAQFGGILVRRIGARVTLAAGAAFGVVGFAWLTLAHDTSASVIGAGMVIGLAISFGYASMPALIVASVPAHQTGIANGINSISRSVGSAVASAMITSLLASKTIPLPAGMPALPQESQFTLSFAIAGGAFVLVVAVALLGLTPHHAPRPAHAPATPPVPERVGAP from the coding sequence GTGTCCCACGCACAGCCGCACGCGGCCCCGCCGAAACCCACCGGACAGACCGCCGTCGTCCTGGTGCTCGGGCTCGCCGCCATGGTCGTCTCGATGATGCAGACCCTGGTCGTCCCGATCCTGTCGATCATCCAGAAGGACCTGGACGCCACCACCGCGGGCGTCAGCTGGGTGACCACGGCCACCCTGCTCTCCGCCGCCGTCTTCACCCCGCTGCTCGGCCGCTTCGGCGACCAGCACGGCAAGAAGCCCACCCTCATCGGCGTCCTGCTCGTGATGATCGCCGGTTCCGTGCTCGCCGCCACCACGTCCTCCCTGACCTGGCTCATCGTCGGCCGGATCATGCAGGGCGCGGCCACCGCGATCTTCCCGCTCGCGCTCTCCGTGCTCCGTGAGGAGATCAGGCCCGCCAAGCTGCACGGCGCCATGGCGCTGGTCAGCGGCACCCTCGCGTTCGGCAGCGGCCTCGCCCTGGTGGGCGCGGGCCTGCTGACCCAGGGCTCCGACCCCGACTACCACCGGGTGTTCTGGCTCGCGGTCGTCCTCGCCGTCGTCGCCCTCGTGGGCGTCGTACTCGCCGTCCCCGCCTCGCGCTCCAAGACCGGCGGCCGCACCGACTGGCTCGGCGCGGGCACGCTCGCGCTGCTCCTCGTCCTGCTGCTCCTGCCGATCTCGCAGGGCCACGAGTGGGGCTGGACCTCGGGCCGCACCCTCGGTTCCTTCGCGGGCGCCGTCGTCATGGCGGGCGTGTGGGTCCTGACCGAACTGAAGGTCAAGGAGCCGATGGTGGACATGAAGATGTTCGCCCACCGTCCGGTCCTCTTCACCAATGTGGCCGGACTGCTGCTCGGCTTCGCGATGTTCGCCCAGTTCATCGGCGTCTCGTACCTCGTGCAGATGCCCGAGGACGTCGCCGGGTACGGCTTCGGCGCCTCGGTGCTCGGCGCCTCCGTCGTCTACCTGCTCCCCACCACGATCGTCTCGCTCCTCGCCGCCCAGTTCGGCGGCATCCTGGTCCGCCGGATCGGCGCGCGCGTCACGCTCGCGGCCGGTGCCGCCTTCGGCGTGGTCGGCTTCGCCTGGCTGACCCTGGCGCACGACACCAGCGCGTCCGTCATCGGCGCGGGCATGGTCATCGGCCTCGCCATCAGCTTCGGCTACGCGTCGATGCCCGCGCTCATCGTCGCCAGCGTCCCCGCCCACCAGACGGGCATCGCCAACGGCATCAACTCGATCTCCCGCTCGGTGGGCAGCGCGGTCGCGAGCGCGATGATCACGTCGCTGCTCGCGTCGAAGACGATTCCCCTCCCGGCGGGCATGCCCGCGCTGCCGCAGGAGAGCCAGTTCACGCTGAGCTTCGCCATCGCGGGCGGCGCGTTCGTCCTGGTCGTGGCCGTGGCCCTGCTGGGCCTCACCCCCCACCACGCCCCGCGCCCAGCACACGCCCCGGCGACCCCGCCGGTCCCGGAGCGGGTGGGGGCCCCGTAA
- a CDS encoding sodium:solute symporter family protein has protein sequence MNSLDWAVLIGYFGVMVAIGVWSHKRVDNVSDFFTAGGKMPWWLSGISHHMSGYSAVMFTGYAGIAYTYGVTSFVTWSFPIALGIAIGARLFAPRINRLRSRLHVASPLEYLKNRYNLPTQQALAWSGMLLKIVDVGAKWAAIATLLSVFTGASLNQGILITGVITAIYCTIGGLWADALTELGQFIIQLLAGIAMFVAVVAKLGPHGGFFGVWDEPALAGHGKPLVGPYGTVFLLAFLFIKLFEYNGGMLNQAQRYMATANAKEAARSAKLSAILWLVWPVVLFFPMWMSPLLVDAKKPDGSDAYALMTEQLLPHGLLGLVIVGFFSHTMAMCSSDANAIAAVFTRDVAPAFSAKARAWTDRKGLIAARLTTVVFLGLSMAVATQVNSPAFKDIITVVIKWVAGLMGPIAIPMMLGLLRTFRKSGPTAALTSWAAGLFAFYLVNYPIDKAIEGGVALQYQVSIPLAVSLVLYIVIGYVKPEDTPERDALIERINSDDDSGAAVVPAPSQPRGDAVAP, from the coding sequence ATGAACAGTCTCGACTGGGCGGTGCTCATCGGCTACTTCGGCGTGATGGTCGCGATCGGCGTGTGGTCCCACAAGCGGGTCGACAACGTCAGCGACTTCTTCACGGCCGGCGGAAAGATGCCGTGGTGGCTGTCCGGCATCTCGCACCACATGTCGGGCTACAGCGCGGTGATGTTCACCGGGTACGCGGGCATCGCCTACACCTACGGCGTGACGTCCTTCGTCACCTGGTCCTTCCCCATCGCGCTCGGCATCGCCATCGGCGCCCGGCTCTTCGCCCCCCGCATCAACCGGCTGCGCTCACGCCTGCACGTGGCCTCTCCGCTGGAGTACCTGAAGAACCGCTACAACCTGCCCACCCAGCAGGCCCTCGCCTGGTCGGGCATGCTCCTGAAGATCGTGGACGTGGGCGCCAAGTGGGCGGCGATCGCCACCCTGCTCTCCGTCTTCACCGGCGCCTCCCTCAACCAGGGCATCCTCATCACCGGCGTCATCACGGCGATCTACTGCACCATCGGCGGGCTCTGGGCCGACGCGCTGACCGAACTGGGCCAGTTCATCATCCAGCTCCTCGCGGGCATCGCCATGTTCGTGGCGGTCGTCGCGAAACTCGGGCCGCACGGCGGGTTCTTCGGCGTCTGGGACGAGCCCGCGCTCGCGGGCCACGGCAAGCCGCTGGTCGGTCCCTACGGAACGGTCTTCCTGCTCGCGTTCCTGTTCATCAAGCTCTTCGAGTACAACGGCGGCATGCTCAACCAGGCGCAGCGCTACATGGCGACCGCCAACGCCAAGGAGGCCGCGCGCTCCGCGAAGCTCTCCGCGATCCTGTGGCTCGTCTGGCCCGTCGTCCTCTTCTTCCCCATGTGGATGTCGCCGCTCCTCGTCGACGCGAAGAAGCCCGACGGCTCGGACGCGTACGCCCTGATGACCGAACAGCTGCTGCCGCACGGCCTGTTGGGTCTGGTCATCGTCGGCTTCTTCTCGCACACCATGGCCATGTGCTCCTCCGACGCCAACGCGATCGCGGCGGTCTTCACCCGGGACGTGGCGCCCGCGTTCTCCGCGAAGGCGCGGGCCTGGACCGACCGCAAGGGCCTGATCGCGGCCCGTCTCACCACGGTGGTCTTCCTCGGCCTGTCCATGGCGGTGGCGACACAGGTCAACTCCCCCGCCTTCAAGGACATCATCACGGTCGTCATCAAGTGGGTCGCCGGTCTGATGGGGCCGATCGCGATCCCGATGATGCTGGGCCTGCTGCGCACGTTCCGCAAATCCGGGCCGACGGCGGCGCTGACCAGCTGGGCGGCCGGACTCTTCGCCTTCTACCTGGTCAACTACCCCATCGACAAGGCGATCGAGGGCGGTGTCGCGCTCCAGTACCAGGTGTCGATCCCGCTGGCCGTCTCCCTCGTCCTCTACATCGTCATCGGCTACGTGAAGCCGGAGGACACGCCGGAGCGGGACGCGCTCATCGAGCGCATCAATTCGGACGACGACTCCGGCGCGGCCGTGGTGCCCGCGCCTTCGCAGCCGCGGGGGGACGCGGTTGCCCCGTAG
- a CDS encoding ADP-ribosylglycohydrolase family protein translates to MGTAAATGVWGRAEQQDFRSRVRGTLLGAAVGDALGAPVDGLPLDGIREAHGADGLTEPAPAHGRRGAVTAGTQLTLFTVDGLIRAQVRRDTGAWHPPTDLHRAYRRWAATQSDWGPDERRKEDGWLAREEWLYSRRNPPRACLTGLGDDVMGTLDAPKNPDERGAEAAVRSAPFGLLVGWEPQLVLQLAVECAVQTHGHPTAHLAAGAHTVIVHGLARGESLDGAIQRCLALLATRPGHQIVTDALRHALGAVRQGMPTPARVEELIGDGTAEGVLAGAVYCALVGEDIRHGLRLAVNHGGPSAACGALCGALLGALHGETALPPGWLTELEGRPTILELADDFAMEMTQGPALHGPALSSPGWLARYPRA, encoded by the coding sequence GTGGGTACCGCAGCAGCCACCGGTGTCTGGGGCCGCGCCGAGCAGCAGGACTTCCGGAGCCGGGTGCGCGGCACGCTCCTCGGGGCCGCCGTCGGCGACGCGCTGGGCGCACCCGTCGACGGGCTCCCGCTCGACGGGATACGCGAGGCCCACGGAGCCGACGGCCTCACCGAGCCCGCCCCGGCCCACGGCCGCCGCGGCGCCGTCACCGCGGGCACCCAGCTCACCCTCTTCACCGTCGACGGACTCATACGCGCCCAGGTGCGCCGCGACACCGGCGCCTGGCACCCGCCGACCGACCTGCACCGCGCCTACCGCCGCTGGGCCGCGACCCAGAGCGACTGGGGCCCGGACGAGCGGCGCAAGGAGGACGGCTGGCTGGCCCGCGAGGAGTGGCTGTACTCGCGGCGCAACCCGCCCCGCGCCTGCCTGACGGGGCTCGGCGACGACGTCATGGGCACCCTCGACGCCCCCAAGAACCCGGACGAGCGCGGCGCGGAGGCCGCCGTCAGATCGGCGCCGTTCGGCCTCCTCGTCGGCTGGGAGCCGCAGCTCGTCCTGCAGCTCGCCGTCGAGTGCGCCGTCCAGACGCACGGCCACCCCACCGCCCACCTCGCGGCGGGCGCCCACACGGTCATCGTGCACGGCCTGGCCCGCGGCGAGTCCCTGGACGGCGCGATCCAGCGGTGCCTGGCCCTGCTCGCCACCCGGCCGGGGCACCAGATCGTCACGGACGCGCTGCGGCACGCGCTGGGCGCCGTACGGCAGGGCATGCCCACGCCCGCGCGTGTGGAGGAGCTGATCGGGGACGGTACGGCGGAGGGGGTCCTGGCCGGTGCCGTGTACTGCGCCCTCGTGGGCGAGGACATCCGGCACGGGCTGCGGCTCGCCGTGAACCACGGCGGCCCTTCGGCGGCCTGCGGCGCGCTGTGCGGGGCGCTGCTCGGCGCGCTGCACGGGGAGACCGCGCTGCCGCCGGGGTGGCTGACCGAGCTGGAGGGCCGCCCCACGATCCTGGAGCTGGCGGACGACTTCGCCATGGAGATGACGCAGGGACCCGCACTGCACGGCCCCGCCCTCTCGTCCCCGGGCTGGCTCGCCCGCTACCCGCGGGCGTGA
- a CDS encoding tetratricopeptide repeat protein produces MARPTRSMQELIRRRRRAAFVGRRDELRVFRENFELPPENDRHRFLFHVHGPAGVGKTSLVREMGQLATERGALVAYVDDAVPDLPEALGEIAAQYAQQGRAMKALDRALAAHRRRIHEAVAAAARAPEPDVPSAGSVALARAGVVGLGMVPVVGALSGVVDAERVALSAERLRARFRTPEDARLALEPERALTPVLLDELAGAADAAPWLVLLLDAYERTAPFIDRWLHDVMTTDRYGEIPANTVVVTAGQRPLDPGRWEGAADFAAELPLRPFTESEARGLLAAKGVTEEPVVAEVLRLSGRLPVLVSTLAETGPTAPDDVGDPSATAVERFLKGEQDPARRAAALDCALPRRLDEEIVRAAAGRDGDGTGDGSAELYAWLRTMPFVRPDRRGAARYHDVVRAPMLRLRRNTAPALWSAGHTRLAGLYARRREALDEELRGAPGRPWMRAEWRGPRIDELYHSLCAGPRAALPGVLREGIEACRFDTAVAREWARVVTDAAEDTGADHLRAWSDDLLDALADDMLGALRVLELLLARAGFDDADRVAAHNEHGLRLFHLGRLREALDDHERALAIDPGDPWGHHGLAVTHRALGDFDAALRHLAAADEAAPGAEWVARQRGETYRRMGRPDEALPWLDRAHAIDPREPLTLGSRGQAKFVLGRPREALDDLDRAIDLWPDYPWALLRRARVRQALGDLPGALADLDRAHELAPDAPGAYSDRGDILRFACRHEEAVAAYDTALAMDPGLTWAWGSRALSLEALGRVEEAVASLDEALRIDRRYGWAREQRQRMMGADTDSEPV; encoded by the coding sequence ATGGCGCGGCCGACAAGGTCGATGCAGGAGCTCATCCGGCGCAGGCGCCGCGCCGCCTTCGTTGGCCGCCGCGACGAACTCCGCGTCTTCCGGGAGAACTTCGAGCTGCCACCGGAGAACGACCGGCACCGCTTCCTTTTCCACGTGCACGGCCCGGCCGGGGTCGGCAAGACCTCACTCGTACGCGAAATGGGACAACTCGCCACGGAACGCGGTGCACTTGTCGCCTACGTGGACGACGCCGTCCCGGACCTCCCCGAGGCGCTCGGCGAGATCGCCGCGCAGTACGCGCAGCAGGGCCGCGCCATGAAGGCCCTCGACCGCGCCCTCGCCGCGCACCGCCGGCGCATCCACGAGGCCGTCGCCGCCGCGGCCCGCGCACCGGAACCCGACGTGCCATCGGCGGGCAGCGTGGCGCTGGCCCGCGCCGGTGTCGTCGGCCTCGGCATGGTGCCCGTCGTCGGCGCCCTCTCCGGAGTCGTCGACGCCGAGCGGGTCGCCCTGAGCGCCGAACGGCTCCGCGCCCGCTTCCGCACCCCCGAGGACGCCCGCCTCGCCCTGGAACCCGAACGCGCGCTGACCCCCGTACTCCTGGACGAGCTGGCCGGGGCCGCCGACGCCGCGCCCTGGCTCGTCCTGCTCCTCGACGCGTACGAGCGGACCGCGCCGTTCATCGACCGCTGGCTGCACGACGTCATGACGACCGACCGCTACGGAGAGATCCCGGCCAACACCGTCGTGGTCACCGCGGGACAGCGCCCCCTCGACCCCGGCCGCTGGGAGGGCGCCGCGGACTTCGCCGCCGAACTGCCGCTGCGCCCCTTCACGGAGAGCGAGGCGCGCGGCCTCCTCGCGGCCAAGGGCGTCACCGAGGAACCGGTCGTCGCGGAGGTCCTGCGGCTCTCGGGCCGGCTGCCCGTGCTCGTCTCCACGCTCGCCGAGACGGGCCCCACGGCACCGGACGACGTCGGCGACCCGAGCGCCACCGCCGTGGAGCGGTTCCTCAAGGGCGAGCAGGACCCGGCCAGACGCGCGGCCGCCCTGGACTGCGCCCTGCCCAGGCGCCTCGACGAGGAGATCGTGCGGGCCGCGGCGGGCCGGGACGGCGACGGAACGGGTGACGGCTCGGCGGAGCTCTACGCTTGGCTGCGCACCATGCCGTTCGTCCGCCCGGACCGCAGAGGCGCCGCCCGCTACCACGACGTCGTACGCGCCCCCATGCTCCGCCTGCGCCGCAACACGGCGCCCGCCCTGTGGAGCGCGGGCCACACCCGCCTCGCCGGGCTGTACGCGCGACGGCGCGAGGCGCTGGACGAGGAACTCCGCGGCGCGCCCGGCCGCCCCTGGATGCGCGCGGAGTGGCGTGGCCCGCGCATCGACGAGCTGTACCACTCCCTGTGCGCGGGCCCGCGTGCCGCGCTGCCCGGCGTACTGCGTGAAGGCATCGAGGCCTGCCGCTTCGACACGGCGGTGGCCCGGGAGTGGGCGCGGGTGGTCACGGACGCCGCCGAGGACACGGGCGCCGACCACCTGCGGGCCTGGTCGGACGACCTGCTCGACGCGCTCGCCGACGACATGCTCGGCGCCCTGCGCGTCCTCGAACTCCTCCTCGCCCGCGCAGGATTCGACGACGCCGACCGGGTGGCCGCGCACAACGAACACGGCCTGCGCCTCTTCCACCTCGGCAGGCTGCGCGAGGCCCTCGACGACCACGAGCGCGCGCTCGCCATCGACCCCGGCGACCCGTGGGGCCACCACGGCCTCGCCGTCACCCACCGGGCCCTCGGTGACTTCGACGCGGCGCTGCGCCACCTCGCCGCGGCCGACGAGGCGGCGCCCGGCGCGGAGTGGGTGGCGCGGCAGCGCGGCGAGACGTACCGGCGCATGGGCCGCCCGGACGAGGCCCTGCCCTGGCTCGACCGGGCGCACGCCATCGATCCGCGGGAACCCCTGACACTGGGCAGCCGCGGCCAGGCCAAGTTCGTGCTCGGCCGCCCCCGCGAAGCCCTGGACGACCTGGACCGCGCGATCGACCTGTGGCCCGACTACCCGTGGGCGCTGCTGCGCAGGGCGCGTGTCCGGCAGGCGCTCGGCGACCTGCCGGGCGCCCTCGCCGACCTCGACCGCGCCCACGAACTGGCCCCGGACGCGCCGGGTGCGTACAGCGACCGCGGCGACATCCTGCGCTTCGCGTGCCGACACGAGGAAGCGGTCGCCGCGTACGACACGGCACTGGCCATGGACCCCGGCCTCACCTGGGCGTGGGGCAGCAGAGCCCTGTCCCTGGAGGCCCTGGGGCGCGTGGAGGAGGCCGTGGCATCCCTGGACGAGGCGCTGCGGATCGACCGGCGGTACGGGTGGGCGCGGGAGCAGCGGCAGCGGATGATGGGGGCCGACACGGACTCGGAGCCTGTCTGA
- a CDS encoding ATP-binding protein yields the protein MASADAEEPSMQELIRRRGRAGFIGRRGELAAFRANFDVPPADLRHRFLFHVHGNAGVGKTSLVHELEQLARERGALTAYVDDRVSGVPDALAAVSAEFALQGRRLKELDQLLTTHRERRHEAESVPVVPAQAAGEAPPVPAPSAGVMTAARASLVGLGLVPGVGALAGAVDPAQLAQGADRLRAGLSARFRNQEDVQLVLSPERVLTPVLLKELAQAAKSVPWIVLFFDTYERTAPFLDGWLHEVMTTTRHGALSAKVVVVTAGQQPFDTARWGGYADYVTDIALAPFTEEESRSLLADKGVVAEPVVEEVLRLSGCLPVLVSTLAENRPADPGDVGDPSVTAVERFLKWEQDPVRRASALACALPRRLDADVVAAAVDGVCAAADVPGIFAWLRSLPFVSDRGGRLQYHEVVRAPMLRLQRHRSPRGWAELQGVLARTYAGWRAEVESGREHDDVWEDEQWRELRLAESYHLLCGAPRTALAVVLRDVVDACDGGAAVARRWARLLVDAGVDTEAAQAATWGRDLLAALEEGGCAAALQLLIDRAGFDVPGLALARVVRARELRESGAHAEALAEYDRAVALDPELERAYYGRGVTYWYMDDEESALVALDRAVELGPRQSRTYGMRGEVRRVLRRFEEAVQDLDRALALDPSDAEVLASRGIAHFGLHRNEEALADLDRALALAPGYAWALAHRARVRVFRDEYEQAVADGDRAAELSPDSSWVAWSRGDVLRMAGRQRASLAAYDRAIELDPENWAAYGGRGVSRHHLDQHPEALADLDVAVAHDPDYAWVRGRRAMLLYDMGEYDRALADADRALELSPGVDWIHYHRAETLSSLERYEEALADLDRALDLDPDYLMALCRRAITRRRLGRYEEAWADLDRAVGLEPGSIWVRLCRVRLALATGRTDRALTDLAVYTDNDGNADWARRQRAELLVWGGRFDEALRLLAPDADGTGPGGAEELAQVYGLTGQWTRARAVAERLREDDDELGTLLLALVTTCAEGPDAAVRLWHRTAELVRASEEFPVWSDYGLALAAAAQGDWAAADAHLDRLLGPVLTDLEWDDLAEMVVFMTVLTRAPSVDRTRLAPRLARLTAARDAFRVRYAATEATHAPEPTIP from the coding sequence ATGGCGTCGGCCGACGCGGAAGAGCCGTCGATGCAGGAGCTGATACGCCGCAGGGGACGGGCCGGGTTCATCGGCCGCCGCGGCGAACTCGCGGCGTTCAGGGCCAACTTCGACGTGCCGCCCGCGGACCTGCGCCACCGCTTCCTTTTCCACGTCCACGGCAACGCGGGCGTCGGCAAGACGTCCCTGGTCCACGAGTTGGAACAACTCGCGCGCGAGCGCGGGGCGTTGACCGCGTACGTCGACGACAGGGTCAGTGGCGTCCCGGACGCGCTGGCGGCCGTCAGCGCCGAGTTCGCCCTCCAAGGGCGCCGGTTGAAGGAGCTCGACCAGCTCCTCACCACCCACCGCGAACGCCGCCACGAAGCGGAGTCGGTGCCGGTCGTCCCCGCACAGGCCGCGGGCGAGGCCCCGCCGGTACCCGCACCCTCCGCGGGCGTCATGACGGCCGCCCGCGCCAGCCTCGTCGGCCTCGGACTCGTGCCGGGCGTCGGCGCGCTCGCGGGCGCGGTCGACCCGGCCCAGCTCGCCCAGGGCGCCGACCGGCTGCGGGCCGGTCTCAGCGCGCGCTTCCGCAACCAGGAGGACGTCCAGCTGGTCCTCTCCCCGGAACGCGTCCTCACCCCGGTCCTCCTGAAGGAGCTCGCGCAGGCCGCGAAGTCGGTGCCGTGGATCGTCCTGTTCTTCGACACGTACGAAAGGACCGCGCCGTTCCTCGACGGCTGGCTGCACGAGGTGATGACGACGACGCGGCACGGCGCGCTGTCCGCGAAGGTCGTCGTGGTCACGGCAGGACAGCAGCCCTTCGACACGGCCCGCTGGGGCGGCTACGCGGACTACGTCACGGACATCGCGCTCGCCCCCTTCACCGAGGAGGAGTCCCGCAGCCTCCTCGCGGACAAGGGCGTCGTCGCCGAGCCGGTCGTCGAGGAGGTCCTGCGGCTCTCGGGCTGCCTGCCCGTCCTGGTCTCCACCCTCGCCGAGAACCGTCCCGCCGACCCGGGCGACGTCGGCGACCCGAGCGTCACGGCCGTGGAGCGGTTCCTCAAGTGGGAGCAGGACCCGGTGCGCCGGGCGTCCGCGCTGGCGTGCGCGCTGCCCAGGCGCCTCGACGCGGACGTGGTCGCGGCGGCGGTCGACGGCGTGTGCGCGGCGGCGGACGTGCCCGGCATCTTCGCCTGGCTGCGGAGCCTGCCCTTCGTCAGCGACCGCGGCGGCCGTCTGCAGTACCACGAGGTGGTGCGGGCGCCGATGCTCCGCCTCCAGCGCCACCGGTCGCCGCGCGGCTGGGCGGAGTTGCAGGGGGTGCTCGCGCGGACGTACGCGGGATGGCGGGCGGAGGTCGAATCGGGCCGGGAGCACGACGACGTGTGGGAGGACGAGCAGTGGCGGGAGCTGCGCCTCGCCGAGTCGTACCACCTGCTGTGCGGGGCGCCACGCACCGCGCTCGCGGTCGTCCTGCGGGACGTCGTCGACGCGTGCGACGGGGGAGCGGCGGTGGCCAGGCGGTGGGCGCGGCTGCTCGTGGACGCGGGAGTGGACACGGAGGCCGCGCAGGCCGCGACGTGGGGCCGCGATCTGCTCGCGGCGCTGGAGGAGGGCGGGTGCGCGGCGGCGCTGCAACTGCTCATCGACCGTGCCGGGTTCGACGTGCCGGGGCTCGCGCTCGCGCGGGTGGTACGGGCGCGGGAGCTGCGGGAGAGCGGCGCGCACGCGGAGGCGCTCGCGGAGTACGACCGGGCCGTCGCCCTCGATCCGGAGCTGGAGCGGGCGTACTACGGCAGGGGCGTCACGTACTGGTACATGGACGATGAGGAGAGCGCCCTCGTCGCCCTCGACCGCGCGGTGGAGCTGGGTCCTCGGCAGTCCAGGACGTACGGGATGCGGGGCGAGGTCCGCCGGGTCCTGCGGCGCTTCGAGGAGGCGGTCCAGGACCTCGACCGGGCGCTCGCACTGGACCCGTCGGACGCGGAGGTGCTGGCGAGCCGGGGCATCGCCCACTTCGGCCTGCACCGGAACGAGGAGGCCCTGGCCGACCTGGACCGGGCCCTGGCGCTCGCCCCCGGTTACGCGTGGGCGCTGGCGCACCGGGCCAGGGTGCGGGTCTTCCGCGACGAGTACGAGCAGGCCGTCGCGGACGGCGACCGCGCCGCCGAACTGTCCCCGGACTCCAGCTGGGTGGCGTGGAGCCGGGGTGACGTGCTGCGCATGGCCGGCCGGCAGCGGGCCTCCCTGGCCGCCTACGACAGGGCGATCGAGCTCGACCCGGAGAACTGGGCGGCGTACGGGGGCCGCGGCGTCTCACGGCACCACCTGGACCAGCACCCCGAAGCCCTCGCCGACCTGGACGTGGCCGTGGCACACGACCCGGACTACGCGTGGGTCCGGGGCCGCCGCGCCATGCTCCTGTACGACATGGGGGAGTACGACCGGGCCCTGGCGGACGCCGACCGGGCCCTGGAACTCTCGCCCGGCGTCGACTGGATCCACTACCACCGCGCCGAGACGCTCTCCTCCCTGGAGCGGTACGAGGAAGCCCTCGCCGACCTGGACCGCGCGCTCGACCTCGACCCCGACTACCTGATGGCGCTCTGCCGCCGGGCCATCACCCGGCGCCGGCTGGGCCGGTACGAGGAGGCGTGGGCCGACCTGGACCGGGCCGTCGGACTCGAACCCGGCTCCATCTGGGTCCGGCTGTGCCGGGTCAGGCTCGCGCTGGCCACGGGCAGGACGGACCGGGCTCTGACCGATCTCGCCGTCTACACCGACAACGACGGGAACGCGGACTGGGCCCGTCGCCAGCGCGCCGAACTGCTCGTGTGGGGCGGCCGGTTCGACGAGGCGCTGCGCCTGCTGGCGCCCGACGCGGACGGCACGGGGCCGGGCGGCGCCGAGGAGCTGGCGCAGGTGTACGGCCTGACGGGGCAGTGGACGCGGGCCCGCGCGGTCGCGGAGCGGTTGCGCGAGGACGACGACGAGCTCGGCACGCTGCTCCTGGCGCTCGTGACCACCTGTGCCGAAGGGCCGGACGCCGCCGTCCGGCTGTGGCACAGGACCGCCGAACTGGTGCGGGCGTCGGAGGAGTTCCCGGTCTGGAGCGACTACGGGCTGGCGCTCGCGGCGGCGGCGCAAGGCGACTGGGCCGCCGCGGACGCCCACCTCGACCGTCTCCTCGGCCCGGTCCTCACGGATCTGGAGTGGGACGACCTGGCCGAGATGGTGGTGTTCATGACCGTGCTGACGAGGGCCCCGAGCGTCGACCGCACCCGCCTCGCCCCGCGCCTCGCCCGCCTCACCGCGGCGCGGGACGCGTTCCGGGTCCGCTACGCGGCAACGGAGGCGACACACGCACCGGAACCGACAATTCCGTAG
- a CDS encoding MarR family winged helix-turn-helix transcriptional regulator: protein MSGTASVDKARLMELLAVSLRAYYADFTEASAAENLTASQGKTLSVLRQGPAAMRVLARTLSCDASNITGIIDRLEKRGLVHREPSPTDRRVKNVVLTPEGERAVDAIRANMHATMAGLDALDDAERATLHDLLSRTFDVAAVTV, encoded by the coding sequence ATGTCTGGAACTGCGAGCGTCGACAAGGCCCGGCTCATGGAGCTCCTTGCGGTGTCGCTCCGTGCCTACTACGCGGACTTCACGGAGGCCTCCGCCGCCGAGAACCTCACCGCGAGCCAGGGCAAGACGCTGAGCGTGCTGCGCCAGGGGCCCGCCGCGATGCGGGTCCTCGCCCGGACGCTGTCCTGCGACGCCTCCAACATCACCGGGATCATCGACCGCCTGGAGAAGCGCGGCCTGGTCCACCGGGAGCCGAGCCCCACCGACCGCCGCGTCAAGAACGTCGTCCTCACTCCCGAGGGCGAGCGGGCCGTCGACGCGATCCGCGCGAACATGCACGCCACGATGGCCGGCCTTGACGCACTGGACGACGCCGAGCGCGCCACCCTCCACGACCTCCTGAGCCGTACGTTCGACGTGGCGGCCGTCACGGTCTAG